In Alphaproteobacteria bacterium, a single genomic region encodes these proteins:
- a CDS encoding ABC transporter ATP-binding protein: protein MNAPLATPEAGPPEAAGQALVEVRELRKYFAVSEGLLMSRSVAQVKAIDGISFHIQKGETLGLVGESGCGKTTTGRCILQLDRPSAGHIVFDGVDLTSLDQRALSPYRQKIQVIFQDPYSSLNPRMKIGQIIAEPMKVHGIEPSREGRRKRVRELLETCGLPARMADRYPHEMSGGQRQRVGIARALSLRPQFIICDEAVSALDVSIQAQVINLLEDLRDEFDLTYLFISHDLSVVRHLSQRVAVMYLGKIVEMADCDALYDNPRHPYTRALLEAVPVPDPMVEGTRAHEVMAGEVPSPINPPSGCVFHPRCPLAVESCRTQVPEFRESEAGHWLACTEV, encoded by the coding sequence ATGAACGCGCCGCTGGCCACGCCGGAAGCTGGGCCACCCGAAGCGGCGGGCCAGGCCCTGGTCGAGGTCAGGGAGTTGCGCAAGTATTTCGCGGTCAGCGAGGGCCTGCTGATGTCCCGCAGCGTGGCCCAAGTCAAGGCCATCGACGGCATCAGCTTCCATATTCAGAAGGGCGAGACGTTGGGGCTGGTGGGCGAATCGGGCTGCGGCAAGACCACCACGGGGCGCTGCATCCTGCAGCTCGACCGGCCCAGCGCCGGCCACATCGTGTTCGACGGCGTCGACTTGACCAGCCTCGATCAGCGGGCCTTGAGCCCCTATCGGCAGAAGATTCAGGTGATCTTCCAGGACCCCTATTCGTCGCTCAATCCGCGCATGAAAATCGGCCAGATCATCGCCGAGCCGATGAAGGTGCACGGCATCGAACCAAGCCGCGAGGGACGGCGGAAAAGGGTCAGGGAACTGTTGGAGACCTGCGGTTTGCCGGCCCGCATGGCGGATCGCTATCCCCATGAGATGAGCGGCGGCCAGCGCCAGCGCGTGGGCATCGCCCGGGCGCTTTCGCTGAGGCCCCAATTCATCATCTGCGACGAGGCGGTGTCGGCGCTGGATGTCTCGATCCAGGCCCAGGTCATCAACCTCCTCGAGGACCTGCGCGACGAGTTCGATCTCACCTATCTCTTCATCTCGCATGACCTCAGCGTGGTGCGTCACCTCAGCCAACGGGTGGCGGTGATGTATCTCGGCAAGATCGTCGAGATGGCCGACTGCGACGCGCTCTACGACAACCCGCGCCACCCCTACACGCGAGCCCTCCTGGAGGCGGTTCCGGTGCCGGACCCGATGGTTGAAGGGACGCGGGCGCACGAGGTGATGGCAGGCGAAGTGCCCAGCCCCATCAACCCGCCGTCGGGCTGCGTCTTTCACCCACGCTGCCCGTTGGCCGTCGAGAGCTGCCGTACGCAGGTTCCAGAGTTCCGCGAAAGCGAGGCCGGCCACTGGCTGGCCTGCACCGAGGTTTGA